From the Papaver somniferum cultivar HN1 chromosome 2, ASM357369v1, whole genome shotgun sequence genome, the window CAAGACAAACCACAACCATAAATCTTCAAAGTTCAATACTAAAacaatatttccaataaaaacaagttaaacaatcaACATTCTCGGTTTTCACGGGCCGGTTCGGTCGGTTTTAGCATGAAACCATAAACCGATCCATCTGTATCGAGTTTTTAGATTCATAACCATGGCGGGTTCGGTTTAAAAACCCACAATTTCATCGGGTGAGGACGAGTTCGATTTGACCGGTCGAGTCTTATGCAACTCTACACACGCTTAGCGTTATGTGTTGGTAAGTAATTTccatcttttaattaagtttggACCTGCGGATAACTATAAATTCCGGTTGGATCCTACTATAAACAACTATATAGGTCTAGGATCAACCAAtaaattttccggaagaaaaagTTTTCGATAAGGTTAACTTCTAAGACCCCTTTCTCTGTTTTAGTCAATGGGACTGCTTAACCATGGCGGGTTCGGTTTAAAAATCCACGATTTCATCGAGTGTGGACGGGTTTGATTCGACCGGTCGATTCTTGTGCAGCTCTACACACGCTCAACGTTATGGGTTGGTAAGTAATTTccatcttttaattaagtttggATTTCCGGATAATTATAAATTCCGGTTGGATCCTACTATAAACAACTATATAGGCCTAGGATCAACCAATAAATTTCCCGCAAGAACAGGCTTTCGATAAGGTTAACTGGTCGCATTTCTAAGACTCCTTTCTCTGTTTTAGTAAATGGGACTGCTTGTGGCAAGTTCAATTATGAGAAACGACATCGTCAGGGCTGATTTTTTTTGGGTGGCTTTGATTCTTCTTGTGTAGGGTGTAAAAGTTAGTAATTTTTTGATGATTGTGTTTCTCAAAGATTTTACATATTTCCCATCCCCATTTTTCCTAAATCCCATCACAACCACACAAAACAGAATTTGTTAAAATTGGGTAAGCATAACTCACTCTATAATTTTCCATAGATGAACAGTAAACAGATGCCATAAAATTGATCACGTTCGGAAATTAATTCCTAAATCACCATCTTAATCAGGTTTGAAGGTCAAATTGCAAAACTTGATTTCATTTACATAGATAATATGATTGTGTGGACAACAAAACTTACTAAAGAGGTAAAGTGCAAATTGGAATCAAAAGGCATCTGATTTGAGAAAGATACACAGATAGACAATTCCACAATAGAAAAGACAGATATTAGAGTACTAAGAACCAAGCACAACGTATTTTGACACTCCCAGAAAAGAAATTCAAGTAATAAAATAGTCAgaatctttaccgatcaaaaaaaataaataaaaataaaatagttggaACGAGAACACATATAAAATTAATTCAGCAGCCAGGTGAGACCAACTAAGGATGCCTCAAACATACAACCACGCAGCAAACATTGATTTTCAAATGCCAAATAAAGTACAGAAATTCAAGACATATACAAGCAAGCATAGAAAAGAATTTGTTGAATAAACGGTGTCGCTCGTAAGTGTTGGGTAGCTAGATTCATAAATGCCATCTATATAGTACAAAGATGTAAGCATCATCACTGATTCTTATCCTAGAACAGTGACTCAGTAAGACATAAGTGTTAAAGACACTCGACTTTGTTGTGTCAAAGACTCACAGACTTGTCACACATAAATATAAAACACAGACAAATGTTTAGATGAGGTTAAAGTTCAAACATTAACCAAAAATAGCAACAATAATCCCAAGTCCCGTACTATCCTCCGTTTTCTTACCATAGCAAACtaacaagaaataaataaatgGATGTTTGCAGGACACGAGGTCTGTTTAGTGCACAACAAAGAATTATGCAATTGCAAGCAAAGGTAAAAGGCAAAACAGTTGAATCACTTTTTATTTATATCAAAAGGATAGGCTCACACCCTCAGATATTTGCCACGCCATCAGTATCAGTAATATATCGGTAACATATTGATGTAGTAATTAACATTCTACCGATTATAGAAGCCAAGCAAACTAAGACATCGCTTATTACCTAGCAAGCAAGTAAAGTGAATATAATTATGAAAGCTGAGCAAACTATGACATCGCTTATTACCTAGCAAGAAACTCAAGTTAATATTGTTCTGCGCCAAAATCCAGAAACTACTCAAATGTTATGCATGAACGTGTATCCCTtcagaaaaaaataatctaaaacatGCTCGGTATCCTGAACAGTAACTTACTGTTTTATCTTGTAGGAGGCATCACGCTTCCAAACGTCTTTAACTTGGTCCAATGGGCCGTATGTCTTCCCCCCTGGAAGCACAAATACCACCTTTGTACTTTCCCGAGCTCTTTTCTCAAAGTCAATGGTTTCGTCAAAGTCAGTGGAACCGAACCACAAATCAATATCAATTTTCGCCTGATCCCCTGAATGGCTGGTGTAAACAGTCTCTCTCCTGTCACGTAGAAATGGAGATAAATGAAAAAGACAGGCTTTATGCCATCAAAATTTAACGTGCAAAACCATAAAATTAACGCAACCGAACCATAGTTACCATAGTTCAATAACTTCTTGTTTCATCAGCCCACGTGAGTCGCTGGAGTAGACCTTCTTTCTCCTGTCACATAGAACGGAGATATATGATGCATAAAAGGCAGACACTTTTATGCCATTAAAATTTAACATGCAAAACAATAAAGGTCTTCCTGTGAGTCATGTAAACTACTCATCGCTTTGGATTTGGAGACTTAACCTTTAGATCTTGTCCTTGCTTATGATTGTTGGCTATTATATTCCCTCAATGTTCATTGACATCTCACACTTCTTTATCTAGATCTCAAAGGTTTGCTTGTAAACTTTATAAGACTCATTGATATTGGATATGGTAAACTCCCATGGTTGGGTGCTTCAGTATGCATATGTATAAGCAGAAACCAAGCTCTTTGAATTGGTAGCTTTCACAATCACTTAAAAGAGAGTGTTTTATCATGTATATGGAGTCACAGTGATGATTTGCCCAAAAATGGAGAGTCCCCGCTCAAGTCTAGGTTGACTTAAATGTCAAATACAAAAGGTCTCTAGCAAATTGCATGTTTAAGTAAGTAAGATAAAGATTAGTCCGACATATTGGCGACTAAAAGAGAAAAACTGAAACATGATGATCtcgtagaaaccggagttttgcATAGTGACTCTTGAATCTATCCCACTGATGCTTGAGTCTCTATTTTTTACAACGTTCACACTATACAACCTCATTTCTGCACACCATGGATTTCCTGTAATTCTCATTATGCAGGACTAAAGGTTCGGCATAGCAACAATATTGTGACATAAATTTTGTGCAGTCGTGATTCTGTATGATGATAAGGTTGTTTGAATTGATGCTGAACAAAATCACATTTATATAATGAGAAGTTTATATATAgcacagtgtaataaaccaacaCAACCAACCTAAACCCTAGAGAACCGCTTAAAATCCACACCTTGGAAATATTTTTACACAACTTACAAATAAGGAGGCTACTCGACAACAAGAAAGAGATTATGAAATAATTGAAAATAGCAATGAGTTTTAAGCTTACTCGACAACTTGGAAGGGTAGTTGTTGCTTCTTGGATAACTCACGAACTTTTTGAACAGCGTCATCCCCCTCCACAATCATAGCAGTAACAGGACCATGAGCTATGCAGTCAATCCAACTAGCAAATGGTAAAGGTATACTTTCGGAGAAAGCCTCGGGATCCCATTTAATATTAACAAGGTGCTTACGAGCGAAATCTGGAGTCACTACCATGCATCTCatctcttgtaaaaaaaaaacatgttagcATATTAACTTGAAAGCATCAATTAAGATCACATGAAAAGAACACTAAagaaataaatttgttaaaagAATATCATAGTTACCTGTAATGTTCAatttcaacttctcaaattcgGACACGAGAACACCCATAGAGCGCTGGCGGAAGAGCCAAGGATAGGCCAAGACAAaagtcttttgatggtctatCATTCTTGTTTTTCTTACTCTTCTATCTTCTGTCTTTGGCTGAGCTCATTCACCATCCTAGATGAAGCAGATGAGTCTACCATAAATATTCACAGAAAAtataaaaactcaaaaaaaaaaaaaaaaactgaaaaccctaaatcaaaaaaCGAAAACCCTACGATCAGTTCGTAGATTAAGGGAAACATAAGTCAAGGTGTTGCAGATTGAACGAAGAATTACCTAGATGCAGACGGCAGAGTTGTAGTCTTGTAGAGGAGATGCAGAAGAATTTCTTCTTTAACCTAGACGGCGGAGTCTTAGAATGGAACCACAGTCGAGGGCCTTGAAATACACTGTGGCCAGGAACTACTTTAAACAAATGTTGCTATTAATACACTGTGTACAGTGCACATTTATTTTGCTGTGGTACGTCTGTTTTTCGGCACAACTAAACAGTGGACTCTGTTTATGTTTAGTTGCGTAAGTAGTCGGTGCATATatattttgggcttgtaattttataGTCTTGGACACTTTAGCGGCAGGATTCGAACCCCTAATTGGGAGCTCGACTCCTGGCCAACTGAGCTATTTCCAGTCGGTTATATTGGATATTAATGATTTTCCATCTTAGGCCAGTAATAAGAACGAGCTGTCAAAATATGTGTCCGTTCCATACGTGGATGACCAGCCTAAATGGAATCATGCGTCTCTCGCAAGAGTTCTCTTCTCAATCCAGGTACataaattctccccctttttggcaTAGACAATTTTGGCATAGATGACTCCATCATTTATCCAATATCGACGAATGATCCCATCACAGATTTGCTTATTCAGGCACACACATGCCTGATCATTCTTCGTCTATTCTTTGATTCAAGGCAACAACTCGGTCTCAATCGTGGTCAGTGCCGCAACATAATTATGCCACCAACTTTCTGCTCAACGCATCTGATACATAATTAAGCCATCCTGGCTTCCGCTCAAACTTATAGTCGAACTCTCTCAAAAAGTCAAGTCACCGTGCTTGTTTTGGCGAAAGTTTCTTCTGGTTGGTAAAGAACGTAATTGCCACATTAATGTCCTTACGATGAAATAAGTTCCTAACAGATATTGACGCCATGTTCATAGGCAATGTATCACTGCCAACATCACCTTTTCATGCACAATATATCTCCCTTCAGCATCATTAAGCTTACGACTCTCATAAGCTACCGGATGGTCATATTGCACCAAGACTCCCTCTAGAGCCCTGTCTGAAGCATCAATGTGCACTTCAAATAGCATATCGAAGCTAGGCAAGCGGAGAACCGATTTTTTTCGAGTCTGCTTCCTTTAATGCATCGAATGACCACTGACACTCGTCATCCCATGCCcatgatttgtccttcctcaaaaATCTGTCAAAGGGCTACTTTCTGTGCATAGCCAACTATAAAGCGTCGGTAATAGTTAGCCAAACCCAAGAAAGAACGAAGCTCTCCTAGCTTCTTTGGCTCAGGCCAATCCATAATGGCGTGCACTTTTTTTCTTGTCCATATGCACGCACTCACATGGCCAAGGAAAGTTATTGTGGTCTGGGAAAACTCATACACTTTTCCTTCTTCACATACAAACTTGCCTCCTTAAGTTTTGAAAACACTTTGCGATGATGCATTGCATGCTCTTCCAAAGTCTCGTTGTAAATAACTATCTCGTCCAGGTATACTACTACAAAGCGGTCAATATACTCAGCAAACACATCATTCATCAGGTTGCAAAAGGTTGCATGAGCATTCATCAATACGAATGGCATTACACGGTATTCATACGAGCCATATGATCTGGTTACCATTGCAGTCTTTAGTTCATCTCCTTCTGCTATTTGCACTTGGTAATAATCTGAGCGCAAATCCAACTTGGTGAAGAACTTAGCCTTGGATGATCTATCGAACAAGTCTGCCACTAGCGGAATTGGGTACTTGTTATTTACAGTTATCTTATTCAAATCCTTATAGTCAACACACATACGAAGCGAGCCATCTTGCTTCTTTTGGAACATAACTGGAGTACCCAGTTCAGAAATCTGCTTGCGCATTTCCTCGAGTTCTAATGGTAACATACGATATGTTGCTTGTGCAGGCGGCCTTACCCCTGACACCAACTCAATCATATGACGGTCTTACGCCGTGGTGGTAGCGACTTAGGAAGTTCTGCAGGCATCGTATCTGCAAACTCTTCTAAGACCTCAACTATTCCATCCTCAACTTCCACTACCTTTCCTGGCTTGGTCTCAAGTCACGCCTAGGAAAGTAGTCAAGTCTTTACGTAGACCTTCCTTCACCTGAATCGCAGACAAACATGGTATAAGTGTCTTGTCTGATTCATCACTTTGTCTCACCCTTGGGACAAAACATTATTGAGGGTGCTGAATCAACATCTCATCTCTATGAGGTAATGGCAACGCCTTCGTCGCGCAAAAGAAATCCATGTCCAATATAAGGTCATAATCATCCATGACCATCACTAGAAAATCTAGTTTTCTTTTCCATTCTCCAACTTGAACATCCGCATTGCGAACTTTCCCTCGGTTGGTTTGTGGTTCTGAGTTAACAACCTTGATGGTGCTAGCCGCGCTAGTGACTGTTAAGTTCATAAGTGATAAatgcatattttacatatatttattgttaattccatgctagtaattctttatattcttgcaaattattgtacattacgcttgttttctcttattttatgttttattaggtgaatcatccaaaagaagtgaattgacacttaattgtgcaataaaagaagttatcTACAAGTGTAGAAGGGACAAAGACCCAATGTAACTtgttcaagtacaagatttctactttacatcttgaagaggacgaaaatatGAAGCCAACGGCAAAAGGATGAAGTAATTCCGAGTTcgcatgaagaagttatgagcaaaacaagaactcagaagacaaaagggcaaaatggtcaaTTTATGGGAAACTACTATTGACACCTCATCAAGTGTTAAGGGGCAGTCAGCTCTCAAAGGAACTGCTAAACACAATCACGTATTTTACAAGGGGTAATCTTATTCAAAACTGAAAATCCCGCGTGCAGTTTCTTCTGCATGGATATCTGTGCAGTGTTGCTCGAGCTTCTGCCATTAGCAGTAATGATCATGAAGATGGATAGATGAGAAAGGGCTGTGATGATGATCACGATGATCATGGTTTTGGTAGCTACTGaggatgaaacgaaggagtgctAGCTGAATCGTtgatgctgctgccattcatTAGCAGTGGTGATTGATGGAGAATGATGTTCGATGTTGACTGATGGTGACTGCATGATGGCATCGGTAATTGATGGAAGACGAGTAGAGAAGAAGACCTCAAGCTGGCAGTGAACGTTGCTGCCATTATTGGTGACGAGATCGAGTCTGTAGTCATTAGTGATGGGGTTAAGTTCTGTCTCAActatgaagaaaagaagaggtgACTGATGTTTGTTGTCATAGGTGATGAGCATTGATGATGAAGCGTGAGAAGAATTTGAGATGCAGATGATAATGGTGATGATAATGCAAGGTCAGGGACGTGATTGGAGCTGTGATAGTGATGAcgcagtggtggtggttgttggtcgGACATGGTGATAATGGCTGCTGCTATTCAAGGTGCAGTTCGAGTAAGATGTATTCTATTGTTATAACAGAGAAGAAATAGATCAATAGGAGAGCGCTAGCTGAACAAGGAACAGATAAGCACGGACCTGAGGAGTTTGATATGTTGTTAGCAAGATATTCGACCAAGAATACAGGATGGAACTGATGCTGCTGCCGTGATTATTGTGGACTCTGTAGGATATTTCCGCGTCcaagataaacaaggaatcaTCGATACGCGTTTGTGGAGGTTGGATAATCTTTGGAAGTCAAGACTTGAGATTCAGTCAGAGaatggttttggattgatactGCAGCTGCAAAACAGGCACCGAGTGATGCTTTTACCGTTGAATTTCAAGATGAACGGTGAGGATTTAAGACAATTTTAGGGTTGGAGTCGGCTAAGGAATGTTTGTGATTATCAGATTCGAAATTTGAGGAATaaatgcctataaatagaggctcgaATCACCACAGAAAGATATCTCCTCACCCTCACTTTCACGCCCACAAACTGCTCGATAAAATTCTCCAGAGAAGAACATAAGCATAAAGACTTCACATATGCACTAGTAGTAGAAAGGTTATAGCAACAAGGAGACAGTGGTTGATCTTTTGCTACAGAGGCAGTAGTAGCTAAAGTTTTCTTGCAACAAGGAGACAGTGGATGATCTCCTGCAACAAAAGCAGCAGTAGCTAGAGTTCTTCTGCAACTACAATTTGCTTTCTATAAACTCCATTATGTCTAGctaatttacttatttgattgaggatgaattctaagtactatatatgatttgatttagtatatgaatctgttttgatttcttcatatgattattgtttgtgtttattattaaaaatgaatatgattgattgatagattgtttaggtggccaactgaatatatttgttaactcaatctaatgctattaagggttaggatatccgtaattgttgaataatttcttacacaagtagagaacgtgagaccttgcagagggattccgtaaagcaatcgcgtgtaaacacaacactagaaagtagaccgagcgtactgagtctaactactagaattaaacctaaattcacagaccataaagcattcgactgaattatattttgtaagcgtacctcaaggtggttcagacggataGACTCTGGCGATTAAGCGTACCTGTTGTCTAGTGGCTCAAGGGATTTTGGAGATAGCTAAGCGTATTTGTTATCTTacggttagtaataatctatgattaatgatgaatggatgaatatactactttgatgaatatttagttacgaagaaggattcctcgatcatctcactccattttgcttgtaatcttaattacttctcattgctttattatttatttagcttttgaatctaaaacaaaaaaccCCAAGtgtgacatttttgacaactaaactccctgctcttcatgggaacgatccttgcttccataatattaccagctaattgtgtggaaataagattattaatttgttgagcctacgacacccatcaataAGACAACGTCTGGatgaataaaaaatataataacaCCAGTATCAGCCATCGCTAATACGCATTCTCCATTGATCTTCATATCAGTGTGTACATCAGTCCGGAAgacattttcttcttggtgtgtgCCTTACTCCATAGTAAGCGACTGATGTTACAATGTTGGCCCATACCAACATTATGTTGAGCCTTCCCAGCATCGTGATGTATCTCATCAGCACTTGCAGTGTCTCCGGTACCCTTAGTGTAGTTCTGATATGTAGAATAACTCGTTTACCCTCATCAAATTTTTCCGAGGATATCCTTCGTGTCTGATAATCAAGTAATGATTCTTGGATACATGGTTCACATACCTTTAATGCTAAATTTTAGCCTGATCTCCGTCCCATCCTTTCTAGGACCTATACGCTTATTGTGGATCCTTCACTTTAAATACAATTCACAACCAACTTCAAGTACAACAACAAACTCAATCAGCCTTCTATATTCCAATGTGAATAGAGAGACCCTTAATCAGGGCTCTGATACCCGAACTTTCACAggttcaaactatccaaatgcaaCATCTGATCTTGACAATGACATTATGATCCACAACACAGTTCAACCAACTTTCCCTTAGCCAATTTCTTCACTTCTTGACTAAAACTTTATTATTACTGCACACTTAAGGTTACACAAAATCTTCTTGTTCCGGATATTCAACCCATCACAAAATCAGGCTTATATAGCCTTACAAAAGCCATAGACAAGTAACTGTCTGGAAGTTACAGATTTACTTTATACAAGGTAGTTGGCCAACCATGCCAACTTTCCAAACTACTCTTCTAAAAAACAGGCAgttactgagaagacaatctcgcaggcaaccagtttgattgagagtatggcttccaatgctcaacaattctacaccagaaacaactctgatgtcagaagagttagcgagataggagagtctgcacagtcagagcaacggatgaacaatatagagaaggtagtacaacgAATGGCGGCAATGATTATTCCTActtatgaagaagagtctgaacaggtgaatgctatgttccctaatcagaggcc encodes:
- the LOC113353876 gene encoding uncharacterized protein LOC113353876 isoform X3; protein product: MIDHQKTFVLAYPWLFRQRSMGVLVSEFEKLKLNITEMRCMVVTPDFARKHLVNIKWDPEAFSESIPLPFASWIDCIAHGPVTAMIVEGDDAVQKVRELSKKQQLPFQVVERKKVYSSDSRGLMKQEVIELWRETVYTSHSGDQAKIDIDLWFGSTDFDETIDFEKRARESTKVVFVLPGGKTYGPLDQVKDVWKRDASYKIKQ
- the LOC113353876 gene encoding uncharacterized protein LOC113353876 isoform X1, yielding MIDHQKTFVLAYPWLFRQRSMGVLVSEFEKLKLNITEMRCMVVTPDFARKHLVNIKWDPEAFSESIPLPFASWIDCIAHGPVTAMIVEGDDAVQKVRELSKKQQLPFQVVERKKVYSSDSRGLMKQEVIELWRETVYTSHSGDQAKIDIDLWFGSTDFDETIDFEKRARESTKVVFVLPGGKTYGPLDQVKDVWKRDASYKIKQ